The sequence GTATTTGTTTCATTATCATTATATATTCTTACTTTTATCTTCagtgtcatttctttttattagtttcttagaaaaaaaatatttatctagtGTACTTTGAGGAATAAAACAACAAAGTGTTATTTTGTTCGTCTGTATGTCAGGATTGACTCTTTCTTACCATCTGTTTAATAAAACATGATCACCCCTATAAATTGCTTGAAACTGTCTCTCCTTTTTCAAAGCTGGTGCCAGTAACAAGGCCAAgtggtgtggtggtttcacaaTGATGTTCAGCTGTACTCCATAGTGCCACTTTCACCACCCATCCTCAAAGGCACAGATGGAGAAAATAGAATGGAAAAGGGCTGCAGTGTTGATTTAAGGGACAGgcagatcactcaccaattgCAGTCATGGGCAAAGCGTACTTAGCGTAAGGAGATTAAGATAATTTATTGAGTGTTACTAGAAGACtggaacagtgagaaactaaaagcgAACTAAAAAAAGaccattgttgtggtttaacccggctggcagctaaacaccacacagccgttcgctcaccctcccccctccctctctgggatgggggagagaaacgggaaagtgaagcctgtgagttgagataaagacagtttattaagacaggaaaataataataacaataataataataatagtgataatggtaatagtattaacaataataatgtgtaagaaaacaagtgatgcacaatgcaattgctcaccacccgctgaccgatgcccagcctatccccgagcagccggcccccccaccccggccagccacccctatatattgtttagcatgacgtcagatggtatggaatacccctttggccagtttgggtcagctgtcctgggtctgtcccctcccagctcctgctgcacccccagcctgctcgctggcaggacagagcaagaagccgaaaagtccttggcctggtgtaaacactgctctgcgacaattaaaacatcagcatgttatcagcgctcttctcatcctaatccaaaacatagcaccctaccagctactatgagctacttaactctgtcctaactggaaccaggacagatatccaccccttattccataccatttatgtcatgctcaggttacactctgtccaatacattctaattaatcaccattttcatctatgatatatagcaatcatggtagtgatgacatacattattatataataattaacatactacaattcaactcatgggctattctcacccagtatcaaatccccttgaggtacacaccggacctccccattcttttgcattacccaccaagtgcatccaggtccctgagcaaaagcaattccacgaatgggtttgccttttcctgaggcaggagtagcccagactgttttacccagcatgtttcttacgtgcactacaggaacttcatccccttctacagtgcgtaacaggtttgattgggcaggtccagctcggttggcagatcccctggtattgactaaccaggtggcctttgccaaatgtgtatcccaatttttgaatgtcccagcacccattgctttcagtgtagtcttcaacagtccattgtatcgttcaacttttccagaggctggtgcatgataggggatgtgatacacccactcaataccatgttctttggcccaagtgtctataaggttgtttcggaaatgagtcccgttgtctgactcaattctctctggggtgccatgtcgccataagacttgcttttcaaggcccaggatagtgttccgggcggtggcatggggcacaggatatgtttccagccatccagtggttgcttccaccattgtaagtacgtggcgcttgccgttgcgggtttgagggagtgtgatgtaatcaatctgccaggcctctccatatttatatttcagccatcgtcctccataccaaagaggttttgaccgtttggcttgcttgattgcagcacatgtttcacagtcatgaataacctgtgctatagtgtccatggtcaggtccacccctcgatcacgagcccatctgtaggttgcatctctaccttgatggcctgaggtgtcatgggcccatcgggctataaataattcacctttatgttgccagtccaggtccacctgagccacttcaatcttagcagcctgatccacctgctggttgttttggtgttcttcagtagcccgattcttgggcacatgagcatctacatggcgtacctttacaaccaggttctctacccgggcagcaatatcttgccacaatgccgcagcccaaatgggcttgcccctgcgctgccagttgttctgcttccattgctgtaaccacccccacagggcatttgctaccatccatgaatcagtatagagatagagaactggccacttttctcgttcagcaatatctaaagccagctgaatggcttttacttctgcaaactgactcgattcaccttctccctcagcagcttctgcaactcgtcgtgtaggactccatacagcagctttccatctccgatgctttcccacaatacgacaggacccgtcagtgaacaaggcatatttcttctcattttccggtagcttgttgtacaggggggcttcttcagcacgaaccacctcctcctctgatgatatcccaaagtatttgccttctggccagtccataatcacctccaagattcctgggcgactggggtttcctattcgagcccgctgagtaatcagtgcaacccacttgctccatgtagcatcagttgcatgatgcgtggaggggacccttcctttgaacatccagcctagtaccggcagtcggggtgccaggaggagctgcgcttcagtaccgaccacttccgaagcagatcgaactccttcatatgctgccaatatctccttttcagttggagtatagcgggcttcagatcctctgtatccccgactccaaaaccccaggggtcgacctcgagtttccccaggttctttctgccagaggctccaggtgggaccattctctccggctgcggtgtagagcacattctttacatctggtcctgttcggactggcccgagggctactgcatgaactatttcctgcttaatttgttcaaaggcttgtcgttgctcagggccccattcaaaagcattcttcttacgggttacttggtagagcgggtttacaatcagactgtaatttggaatatgcattctccaaaaccccacgacacctaggaaagtttgtgtttcttttttgctagttggtggagacatagctgttatcttgttgatcacatccattgggatttgacgacgtccatcttgccatttaattcctaaaaactggatctctcgtgcaggtcctttaactttattctgttttatggcaaaaccggccttcagaaggatttggactattttcttccctttctcgaaaacttcttctgcagtgtcaccccacacaatgatgtcatcgatgtactgcaggtgttcaggagcttccccctgctccagcgcagactggatcagtccatggcaaatggtagggctgtgtttccacccctggggcagccgattccaagtatattggactcccctccaagtgaaagcaaactgtggcctgcactgtgctgctagagggatggagaaaaatgcattagcgatatcaattgtggcataccacttggctgcctttgattccagttcatactggagttctagcatgtccggcactgcagcactcagtggtggcgtgactttgttcaggccacgatagtccactgttagtctccactcaccattagactttcgcactggccatatgggactattaaaaggtgaatgagtcttgctgatcactccttggctctccagttgacgaattagcttatggatgggactcagggagtctcggttggtgcgatattgccgccggtgcacagttgtggtagcgatcggcacttgctgttcttcaaccctcagcaaccccacaacagaagggtcctctgagagaccaggcaaggtagacaactgtttaatgtcctctgtctccaaagcagctatgccaaaagcccagcggaacccttttgggtccttgaaatatcctcttctaagatagtctatgccaaggatgcacggagcatctgggccagtcacaatacggtgcttttgccactcattaccggttagactcacttcagcctccaatacagttaactgctgggatccccccgtcacaccataaatacagatgggctctggccctttatagcttgatggcattagagtacattgtgcaccggtgtctaccaaagccttatacttctgtgcgtctgacgtgccaggccatcgaatccacacagtccaataaactcgattgtccctttcctccccctggctggaggcagggcccctctagtcctggtcagaatcttcatttctgtgtttaaaggactgcctgctggaagttggagcagcaaacctttcagagaactcctttttcccaattgttttcctttgcaattcacgtacccgtgcctctagggtcgcagtagattttccatcccattttctcatgtcctctccatggtcacgtaggtaaaaccacagggtggcacggtgtgtgtgcccaccatattgtcttccttgcatagatgaacgtttacccctaatagctgagacactggtttgtacaggtggggaggaaaataatctctcttcaagttggtggatcttttcagaaagtttctccaaggtattctcttttagctggtggacactggttcgttcaggtgaaggggaagataatctttcttcaagttggtggatcttttcagaaagtttctccaaagcattctcttttagctggtggacactggttcgttcaggtgaaggggaagataatctttcttcaagttggtggatcttttcagaaagtttctccaaagcattctcttttagctggtggacactggttcgttcaggtgaaggggaagataatctttcttcaagttggtggatcttttcagaaagtttctctaaagccttctcttttagctggtggacactggttcgttcaggtggaggggaagataaattctctttaagttggtggacctcttcagagagtttctccacagctgagacacaggcctttagggaagaggagagatttccttcgtactgccggagtattttagtcacttcattcactgtgggattctcctccgttttccaggctagtattgccaatgagttggcatatgatgatggggaactctgtacaaacttccgccacatgggtagtgtacaccggactgcatctggatctgcggatgtttgtgcgttgtctaggtccttataaattacttcccgtacggccaattccctcaggtactgaattcccttctccatggtggtccatttgcttggtaaacatacaagttcttccttgaagagatacctttccttcacagctgacaggagacgcctccagaggctgcgagattgtgctccatctccaattgctttgtcaatgcatgcgtccctagcaagggatcccagccgcctggcttccttgccctccaattccacataattggctcccgtgtcccagcaccggagcagccaggtgacaagctgctcgcctatacagcgaccaaaatcttttcgcacatctcgtagctcacgctggtatagagtccgggtaattactgttgatttttcgacatcctcatcctcatcttcagtcttctgcacctttgatggccggtgtagagtccgggtagttactgttgattttccgacatcctcatcctcatcttcagtctcctgcacctttgatggctggtatggagtccgggtagttactgttgatttttcgccatcctcatcctcatcttcagtctcctgcacctttaatggcccagcctcgtcttcactacgcccagacttagcagaagactgtctgcgttttaaacgacctgagcctctataccattttttcaccttgtctacaggggcaacttgcactgctacagctcgtttctctgacccagccacagggtctgccacaggggttggaataccctctgcggggtcaacttgcactgctacagctcgtttctctgacccagacgcagggtctgccacaggggttggaataccctctgcggggtcaacttgcactgctacagctcgtttctctgacccagccacaggagtgggagcagctgcacaagctggggcagctgcaggagctggggcagctgcaggggctggagctggagcggctgcaggggctggagctggagcggctgcaggagccggaacggctgcaggagctggagctggagcggctgcaggagctggagctggagtggctgcaggggctggagcggctgcaggagctggagcggctgcaggagctggagctggagtagctgcaggagctggaactggagcggctgcaggagctggagcggctgcaggagctggagctggagcggctgcaggggctggagctggagcggctgcaggagccagaacggctgcaggagctggagctggagcggctgcaggggctggagctggagcggctgcaggagccagaacggctgcaggagctggagcggctgcaggagctggagcggctgcaggagctggagctggagtagctgcaggagctggaactggagcggctgcaggagctggagcggctgcaggagctggaactggaacggctgcaggagctggagctggagtagctgcaggagctggaactggagcggctgcaggagctggaactggagcggctgcaggagctggagcggctgcaggagctggagctggagcggctgcaggagctaggttgctaatagcatcaattgcagctcgataggcacaagccagaccccagcaagctacagtgatttgtgtcactttggaactgccagagtcatgacacctttttttcaagcattctgccagctttttaggattttgcagttgttcaggggtgaatgtccaaaacactggaggtgaccactgctctagaaacctgcccatatcctcccacactccctgccactcgcaactatcccgcctcaagacagatctccggatgagattcctaagtagttgtttaaccctccacaaaatctgaagcgcattcaggagacataacaacaagagcaggctggtctgagtatcccaaggatattcaacatctcggagaaccaccgtaactaactcgggggataagagggtggtggtgaaggagaaagggagagtgaacaggtagggaaacatgtcttcccctgtccccttcacagattggctccctaacgaaaacaggcaataggtgtaattgctaatagtttccgagatatgggttccaaagtatagagtcgatgtcagtgctgagtacaaataccaggttaaagtcatgaccagatatctcatcatttcataagccattgctacaccgcacagtaccataacaatcttaaaccagggcccggaaaggataaacagtgcaacagggagcacatacagaaagtaacgcaccataaaactcaatttggaatacaggtacagcagactggagattaaggcaatcaacatcgtgactagcaactattaagcaggtccaatacttataccaattttagtttaacacactctggtcagatttgtcgatatctcaacccttcgggccccacgttgggcgccaaaaaagactgttgtggtttaacccggctggcagctaaacaccacacagccgttcgctcaccctcccccctccctctctgggatgggggagagaaacgggaaagtgaagcctgtgagttgagataaagacagtttattaagacaggaaaataataataacaataataataataatagtgataatggtaatagtattaacaataataatgtgtaagaaaacaagtgatgcacaatgcaattgctcaccacccgctgaccgatgcccagcctattcccgagcagccggccccccaccccggccagccacccctatatattgtttagcatgacgtcagatggtatggaatacccctttggccagtttgggtcagctgtcctgggtctgtcccctcccagctcctgctgcacccccagcctgctcgctggcaggacagagcaagaagccgaaaagtccttggcccggtgtaaacactgctctgcaacaattaaaacatcagcatgttatcagcgctcttctcatcctaatccaaaacatagcaccctaccagctactatgagctacttaactctgtcctaactggaaccaggacagcatcccatgggagtGACCCCacactggagaagggaagagagtaacctggaaggagcagcagagacgaaGCACCATGGACTGATGCCCCCATTCCTTATCACCCTGCACCTCTTGctgggaggaggtagaagaagtGGAGTGGTGATAAAGTTGTTTCTAGTTGTCTTTACTTGGCACTGCTCTACACTGTTATGTGCTGGCAATAAATGACGTTAATCTTCCCCAAGTCTGTCCTGTCTGCAACAGTAGTTGTGAGCCATTTCTTGGTCCTTACCTCAGCCCATgagttatttatttgtattttctccctgtatCCTGCTGAGGAGGGGTGTTGAGAGAGCAGCGTGGTGGGCACCTGGGAGACAGCCAAGGTTAACGCACCGAAGCTGGGCATTGAGTTTTGGGGTAAATTGGGGGTCCTGGCACTGTGGAAGCTTCCTGTACTATTATGCCTTTATGCGCATTCCCCTCTGCAGAACAACCAAGCCCCACtgtcccacctgcagccccctgggacCTCTCTGCAGTCACCACATGGGGCAGCATGCGTGCAGAGGTAAGGAAATattcccccagcacagccccctgccagccctcactgccccagcccccacTGCCCTCCTGCTTTAGCAGCCTCCCCCCTTCACCCAGCCttgtcccagccccagcatgtCCCACACAGGGGTTCGCagacagccctgccctggggctggctgggctctgggcccggAGAGGgaccaggctgggctggccgtTCCCCCGGTACAGGCCCTGAGCCCAGCAGGAGGATGGAGGTGCTCACATTTCAGCAGTCGGCCCTCCCCAAACCGTGGTGGAAGGCTGGTGCTGGGAACTACTGGcatgaggggctggggctggtggtaGCTTTCTTGGgcagtttctccttttttcctgctaCAAGAAGCACAGCAAATCATgtctgaccaatctggtggccttctctAATGGAGTGATTGCATCAGCTGACAAGGGAAGATGGCACCTACCTGGACTTCTAcaaagcctttgacacggtcccacatgacatcctgatctccaagTTGGAGAGCggtggatttgaagggtggagcATTCAGTCAATAAtgaattggcttgaaggctgTGCCCAGAAGTGTTggctccatgtccaggtggaggccagtggcgagtggtgttcctcaagGGTCTGTCTTGGGtctggtgctgtttaatatcaaTATCAACGACAtagtgggatcgagtgcaccctcagcaagtgtgcagatgacactaagctgAGTGATGCAGcgatacaccagaaggaagggatgccatccaagggacctggacaagctagacaagtgggcccatgtgaacctaatgaggttcaacaagactaagtgcaaggtgctgcacctgggtcagggcaatcccaggcatgaggacagactgggtgaagaactcattgagagcagccctgcagagaaagactcGGGAGTTCcagtggatgaaaagctcgacatgagccagcagtttGTGCTTGCAACgcagaaggccaactgcatcctgggctgcataaGCAAaggataatgacaggacaagggagattgtttttaaaggaaaagagaggagatttagattagagattaggaggaaatgcttcactcagagggtggtgaggcactggaacaggttgcccagagaagttgtggatgccctatccctggaggtgttgaaggccaggttggacgaggctctggcaacctgatctagttggcggcatccctgcccgtggcaggagggttggaactagatggtctttaaggtctcttccaacccaagctgttcgatgattctgtgattctacgatcTCTGCCTTGAGGTATGCTGCTTGAGAGCCCCTTGGGCATGAGGATGGTCTGCAGGGCCCCAGGACCTCCTCTGTCTGCTCCCTCCTCTCGTGGGCCTCACAgaggctgccagccctgcagaggatCCAGAAGAGGGCTTGTCCTGCCCGTGGTCACAACTGGACCATGGCCCTCCAGATTCACCCCAGTGCCTCCAGCCTTGCCCAAGGGTTATGTTTGGGGTACTGGCAAGCACTCAGGGTGTGGAGATTGTCTCAAGGACATGTGCTAGGGACAGGGActgaggaacagcagcagaCTGATAAGGCTCCTGGGTCATGCTTGCCTCTCCAAGGCAATTTAAAGCCCATATCACCGTATCagtccccatccctcctctgATCTTTTTGAGTGCTCCTGGTTGACTCTGTTCTGGCCATGCTGGTCAGGGTGGAGAGAAAACCCAGATGGATGGGAACGAGTGCTGCCAAAACTCCTTCCCCAGGGGTCTTTAGATATGCAAGGTGCTTGGAAGGATTATGGAGCATTTCCAAAGGCACTAGGTGTGTTCAGATATGCCTGAAGACAACATGAATCCCCCTGCAGTCTCCCTtgcctgtgcctgctgcatccccactgcctCCACAGAGACAGAAGACACCTCCTTTGCCTCAGATACAGAGATATCACACAGAGGCTATGAGAGGGTCACCTCACACCCAGATACATACTTTATGTGGGCTccaggagaaagagagaaggttGATGCCCCAGCAGAAGTGGAAGGAATCCGAACAGATGTGAAGGAACATGGTAACCACGTATAacaagaacaacagaaaaaaatgtactcgtgtatattaataaataatatatattatatgcataaaaaaacagtaacagcaaCTAAAACCAAACAGGTCTGTCATGGGACAGACTGTGAGTCATTtgtggagagagagggaaagtttatcacttctgaaaaatgtccATGAAATCACTTTCCTCAGGGCAtccttcagctcctggttcctcatgctgtagatgagggagttcactgctggaggcatcaccgagtacagaactgccaccactaTATTCAAGGATGGGGAGGACAGGGAGAggggcttcaggtaggaaaAACTTCCTGTGCTaataaacagggagaccacggccaggtgagggagacatgtggaaaaggctttgtgccgtccctgctgagaggggatcctcagcacagccctgaaaatctgcacataggaaaaaacaatgaaaacaaaacaccccaaaaacagaaaaccactcAATATGACGAGTGCAACTTCCCTGACGTAGGAAtttgagcaggagagcttgaggatctgggggatttcacagaagaactggtccacaacATAGCCTCTGCAGAGGGGCAGTGAAAATGTATTAGCAgcgtgcagcagagcatagagaaccccacagccccaggcagctgctgccatctgggcacaagctctgctgcccaggagggtcccaTAGTGCAgaggcttgcagatggcaacgtagcagtcgtaggacatgatggtgagaattAAATACTCTGCTGAtatcaagaagagaaaaataaagacctgtgcagcacatcctgtgtaggagatggccctggtgtcccagagggaattggccatggctttggggagagtggtggagatgcagcccaggtcgaggagggcgaggttgaggaggaagaagtacatgggggtgtggaggcggtggtcgcaggctacggcggtgaggatgaggccgttgcccaggagggcagccaggtagatggccaggaagagcgcgaagtgcaggagctgcagctcccgcatGTCTccgaatggcaggaggaggaactcggtgatggagctgctgttggacatctggtGCTCCAGGAATTGTCACCTGTCctaggagaaaacagaaggagatATTAAGACAGAGTTCAGAGGACTCATTCCTGCTCACACTGGACACATGGGGCTTCCTATATGTGAAGGGAGACGTTTTCAGCGACTGGGTCCCTGCATTTCATGAGTGGCATTTGGTCCAGTGAGGGTTTTTGCCTATTTACCACCATGAGAGATGATGGCATATTGGCCATCAGCCTGTGTAAGGGAAGAAAGACAGATTCATCTCATCCTAGTTTACCCTCCTTTACAGATGATATCAGAACCAGAAACAGGCACAATTGGCCCAATCATCTGCATACCTCTTTGTTTTGATAAGGTAGACTCTGTCTTCACATCAGTTTCCCTTTATCACACCCTTTATCCAGGTACTGTATGGGTaatggaattttaaaagcttggAAGTACCCTTTCACCCTGTAAAACTTCACAGCCTGCTCCCCAGAAGACAAGGTGCAACAAAAGTGTCTACTTCTGTACCTTTTTTAGGATTTAGATTCCCCCACAACATCTGAGAAATGGTAAAAATCTTTTTCCGTTGTTCTCAGTGTCAACACAAGCCAGTGCTTGGAGGCAAAATGCTCAGCTGGAGGGTGACTGCCCCCACACGTTGCTCTGAAAAAGAGCCCGGACTGTGCTGAGTGCGAATGCACAACTCCTCTCTTTCCCCGCCCAGCTATGGGGAGAAGGTGGAGAGAGACAGGACAGGGCTCCTGATTCACGTGGCTGAAATAAGGGCTCTGGGAAATGCAAAGGGCACAACGAAGCTGTGCCCTTCTTGGGGCCTGTTGCAGCTTTCCAGGGATACCTTCATAGCGATAACCTCAAGCTGACGTCTCCTCAAGAGAGTGACCTCATTGCCCAAACTGAAAGGAGTGCATTGCACAGGACTTGAAATGTTCAAAGGGGACCTGGGCACCTTGGTCCAAGG comes from Anser cygnoides isolate HZ-2024a breed goose chromosome 28, Taihu_goose_T2T_genome, whole genome shotgun sequence and encodes:
- the LOC136787232 gene encoding olfactory receptor 14A16-like yields the protein MSNSSSITEFLLLPFGDMRELQLLHFALFLAIYLAALLGNGLILTAVACDHRLHTPMYFFLLNLALLDLGCISTTLPKAMANSLWDTRAISYTGCAAQVFIFLFLISAEYLILTIMSYDCYVAICKPLHYGTLLGSRACAQMAAAAWGCGVLYALLHAANTFSLPLCRGYVVDQFFCEIPQILKLSCSNSYVREVALVILSGFLFLGCFVFIVFSYVQIFRAVLRIPSQQGRHKAFSTCLPHLAVVSLFISTGSFSYLKPLSLSSPSLNIVVAVLYSVMPPAVNSLIYSMRNQELKDALRKVISWTFFRSDKLSLSLHK